The Caballeronia sp. Lep1P3 genome window below encodes:
- a CDS encoding YSC84-related protein: MQRRNFMLKSTAVLALGGLALAGCTTNSNTGAEKAAGNADDRRSIDADVDGTIQRLYATVPGSRELVAKSRGILVFPSVIQAGFIVGAQYGKGALRVGGGTVGYYSTTSGSFGLQAGAQSKALIFLFMTQDALDKFRNSDGWSAGADASVALVKMGANGAVDTTTATKPVEAFVLTNAGLMADVSLQGTKVSRLKM; this comes from the coding sequence ATGCAAAGACGAAACTTCATGCTCAAGTCGACGGCCGTGTTGGCGCTGGGAGGCCTCGCGCTTGCCGGTTGCACGACGAATTCGAACACCGGCGCTGAAAAAGCGGCCGGCAACGCCGACGACCGCCGCTCTATCGACGCCGATGTCGACGGCACGATCCAGCGCCTCTACGCAACCGTTCCCGGCTCGCGCGAACTGGTCGCGAAGTCGCGCGGCATTCTGGTGTTCCCGTCGGTGATTCAGGCGGGCTTCATCGTCGGCGCGCAATACGGCAAGGGCGCGCTGCGCGTGGGCGGCGGCACCGTCGGCTATTACAGCACGACCTCCGGCTCGTTCGGCCTGCAGGCGGGCGCGCAGTCGAAGGCGCTGATCTTCCTGTTCATGACGCAGGACGCGCTCGACAAATTCCGCAATTCCGATGGCTGGTCCGCGGGCGCCGACGCATCGGTTGCGCTCGTGAAGATGGGCGCGAACGGCGCCGTCGATACGACCACCGCCACGAAGCCGGTCGAAGCGTTCGTGCTGACGAACGCGGGCCTCATGGCCGACGTGTCGCTGCAAGGCACGAAGGTGTCGCGCCTCAAGATGTAA
- a CDS encoding GNAT family N-acetyltransferase, which produces MSLTYRDATLDDLPAIVAIYNSTIASRQVTADLDPVSVESRLAWFHSHGPHARPLWVVEEGGDVIAWLSFSDFYGRPAYARTVEVSIYLDERARGKGLGKKLLREAIDRAPSLDVDTVLGFVFGHNEPSMRLFASFGFTAWGTLPRVAMLDGVERDLVILGLRLDGAAKPGMAAAA; this is translated from the coding sequence ATGAGCCTCACGTACCGCGACGCCACGCTCGACGATCTTCCCGCCATCGTCGCCATCTACAACTCGACGATCGCCTCGCGGCAGGTGACGGCGGACCTCGATCCGGTCAGCGTCGAAAGCCGCCTCGCGTGGTTCCATTCGCACGGCCCGCACGCCCGGCCCTTGTGGGTCGTGGAAGAGGGCGGCGACGTCATCGCGTGGCTGAGTTTTTCGGATTTCTATGGCCGCCCGGCCTATGCGCGCACCGTCGAAGTCAGCATCTATCTGGACGAACGCGCGCGCGGCAAGGGTCTCGGCAAGAAGCTGCTGCGCGAAGCCATCGACCGCGCGCCGTCGCTCGATGTCGATACGGTGCTCGGCTTCGTGTTCGGGCATAACGAGCCGAGCATGCGGCTCTTCGCGAGCTTCGGCTTCACGGCGTGGGGGACGCTGCCGCGCGTCGCGATGCTCGATGGCGTCGAGCGCGATCTCGTCATTCTCGGCCTGCGGCTCGATGGCGCGGCGAAGCCTGGCATGGCGGCTGCGGCCTGA
- a CDS encoding PsiF family protein, producing the protein MSIRATAVIAVLSLALGANASFAANSQQSKMSDCNKQASDKKGDDRKAFMKSCLSSASAPAAASAPMTQQQRMSACNTQASGKKGDDRKAFMKSCLSSKG; encoded by the coding sequence ATGAGCATTCGAGCTACTGCCGTCATCGCCGTTTTGAGTCTCGCGCTGGGCGCGAACGCCTCGTTTGCGGCCAACAGCCAGCAATCGAAAATGTCCGACTGCAACAAACAGGCGAGCGACAAGAAAGGCGACGACCGCAAGGCGTTCATGAAAAGCTGCCTGTCGAGCGCGTCCGCGCCCGCCGCCGCGTCCGCGCCGATGACCCAGCAGCAGCGCATGAGCGCGTGCAACACTCAGGCGTCGGGCAAGAAAGGCGACGACCGCAAGGCGTTCATGAAGAGTTGCCTGAGCAGCAAGGGCTGA
- a CDS encoding LacI family DNA-binding transcriptional regulator, which produces MATIKDVAAIAGVSFTTVSHVVNNSRPVSADVRAKVERAIRELDYVPSAVARSLKAKSTATIGLLVPNATNPYFAELARGVEDGCAKNGYCVFFCNSDDDPAKQRSYLRVLQEKRIDGLVIASAGEDSVLAQCLAGAREPLVIVDRNIEGVSADLVQIDHEKGAYLATKHLLQLGHSRIGCITGPVVTAVSAMRLHGFIRAMAERGIEIAPNAIVQSDFSATGGYAAAAQLFDAMKPTAIFACNDMMGIGALRAAAERHVRVPEDCSIIGFDDVELSRYTYPALSTVGQSVRALGEMAAQTLIERIVGKLAGTTRRRVVAPRLVRRESTAVAPESRAGHGSDVADNAA; this is translated from the coding sequence ATGGCGACGATCAAAGACGTGGCAGCCATTGCCGGGGTGTCGTTTACGACGGTGTCCCACGTAGTGAACAATTCGAGGCCCGTATCGGCCGACGTGCGCGCGAAGGTCGAGCGCGCCATCCGCGAGCTGGACTACGTGCCCTCGGCGGTCGCGCGCTCGCTCAAGGCGAAATCGACCGCGACCATCGGGCTGCTCGTGCCGAACGCGACCAATCCGTACTTCGCCGAACTCGCGCGCGGCGTCGAGGACGGCTGCGCGAAGAACGGCTACTGCGTGTTCTTCTGCAATTCCGACGACGATCCCGCGAAGCAGCGCAGCTACTTGCGTGTGTTGCAGGAAAAGCGCATCGACGGCCTCGTGATCGCATCGGCGGGTGAGGATTCGGTGCTCGCCCAGTGTCTAGCGGGGGCGCGCGAGCCGCTCGTGATCGTGGACCGCAACATCGAAGGCGTCTCGGCCGATCTCGTGCAGATCGACCACGAAAAGGGCGCGTATCTCGCGACCAAGCACCTGCTGCAACTCGGCCACTCGCGGATCGGCTGCATCACGGGGCCGGTCGTCACGGCGGTGAGCGCCATGCGCCTGCACGGTTTCATCCGCGCGATGGCCGAGCGTGGCATCGAGATCGCGCCGAATGCCATCGTCCAGAGCGACTTTTCCGCGACGGGCGGTTATGCCGCCGCCGCACAGCTTTTCGACGCGATGAAGCCGACCGCCATCTTCGCGTGCAACGACATGATGGGCATTGGCGCGCTGCGGGCGGCGGCGGAGCGGCATGTGCGCGTGCCGGAGGACTGCTCCATCATCGGTTTCGACGATGTCGAACTGTCGCGCTACACGTATCCCGCGCTGTCGACGGTCGGCCAGTCGGTGCGCGCGCTCGGCGAAATGGCCGCGCAGACGCTGATCGAGCGCATCGTCGGCAAGCTCGCCGGCACGACGCGCCGCCGCGTCGTCGCGCCGCGCCTCGTGCGCCGCGAATCGACGGCGGTGGCGCCCGAATCGCGAGCGGGGCACGGCAGCGACGTCGCGGACAATGCCGCATGA
- a CDS encoding TatD family hydrolase, which yields MFVDSHCHINFEGLADRLPDVLDKMREHAVTHALCVSVDLETLPSVLDIAERCENVYASVGVHPDHEDAKEPSVAELVELSAHPKVCAIGETGLDYYRLEGRSIADMEWQRERFRTHIRAAHATGKPLIIHTRSSSDDTLRIMQEERASVPGGVMHCFTEPWEVAEAALAQNFHISLSGIVTFKKATDVQDVARRVPLERLLIETDSPYLAPVPYRGKPNEPAYVSYVGRFIAQLREETDEAVAAATTDNFFRLFKIPRPANPAFA from the coding sequence ATGTTCGTCGATTCGCACTGTCACATCAACTTCGAAGGGCTCGCCGACCGCCTGCCCGACGTGCTCGACAAGATGCGCGAGCACGCGGTCACGCATGCGCTGTGCGTTTCCGTCGATCTGGAGACGCTGCCTTCCGTGCTCGATATCGCCGAGCGCTGCGAGAACGTGTACGCGTCGGTCGGCGTGCATCCGGACCACGAGGACGCGAAGGAGCCGAGCGTGGCCGAACTGGTCGAACTGTCGGCGCATCCGAAAGTTTGCGCGATCGGCGAGACGGGGCTCGACTACTATCGGCTCGAAGGCCGCAGCATCGCCGACATGGAATGGCAGCGCGAGCGCTTTCGCACGCACATCCGCGCCGCGCACGCGACGGGCAAGCCGCTCATCATCCATACGCGCTCGTCGTCGGACGACACGTTGCGCATCATGCAGGAAGAGCGTGCGAGCGTGCCGGGCGGCGTGATGCACTGCTTCACCGAGCCGTGGGAAGTGGCCGAAGCCGCGCTCGCGCAAAACTTTCATATCTCGCTGTCGGGCATCGTCACGTTCAAGAAGGCCACCGACGTGCAGGATGTCGCGCGGCGCGTGCCGCTCGAGCGCCTTCTGATCGAAACCGATTCGCCGTATCTCGCGCCGGTGCCGTATCGCGGCAAGCCGAATGAACCTGCTTACGTGAGTTATGTCGGACGTTTCATCGCGCAGTTGCGCGAGGAAACCGACGAAGCGGTCGCGGCAGCCACGACCGACAACTTCTTCCGGCTTTTCAAGATCCCTCGCCCGGCGAATCCCGCTTTCGCGTGA
- a CDS encoding glycosyltransferase family 4 protein translates to MRIAQIAPLTESVPPKLYGGTERVVSYVTEALVELGHDVTLFATGDSQTTAKLEAVWPRALRLDPAIRDRIAPHMLLMELVRRRAEEFDVLHFHMDYYSFSLFNRQETPFITTLHGRLDLPEQQPVFDTFNTAPVVSISDSQRHPLPQAKWISTVYHGLPEKLYVPQPVEQKYLAFLGRISPEKRVDTAIRIAGRCGLPIKIAAKVDAADHEYFEREIAPLLELPYVEFIGEINDSQKADFLSGAHALLFPIDWPEPFGLAMIEAMACGTPVIAFNRGAVPEVVDEGVSGFIVEDEIGAVAAVNRLHTLPREGVRRRFEERFTSHRMARQYLDAYQAVVRAQKRARFKLIDRAST, encoded by the coding sequence ATGAGAATTGCCCAGATTGCCCCGCTGACCGAATCCGTCCCGCCGAAGCTGTACGGCGGCACCGAACGCGTCGTGTCCTATGTCACCGAGGCGCTCGTCGAGCTAGGCCACGATGTCACGCTCTTCGCAACCGGCGATTCGCAGACCACGGCGAAGCTCGAAGCCGTCTGGCCGCGCGCGCTGCGCCTCGATCCGGCCATCCGGGACCGCATCGCGCCGCACATGTTGCTGATGGAACTGGTGCGCCGTCGCGCCGAAGAGTTCGACGTGCTGCACTTCCACATGGACTATTACTCGTTTTCGCTGTTCAACCGGCAGGAGACGCCTTTCATCACGACGCTGCACGGACGGCTCGACTTGCCCGAGCAGCAGCCGGTGTTCGACACGTTCAACACCGCGCCGGTCGTGTCCATTTCGGATTCGCAGCGTCATCCGCTGCCGCAGGCGAAGTGGATCTCGACCGTGTATCACGGGCTGCCCGAAAAGCTCTACGTGCCGCAACCGGTCGAGCAGAAGTACCTGGCGTTTCTCGGGCGCATTTCGCCGGAAAAGCGCGTCGATACGGCGATTCGCATCGCCGGGCGCTGCGGTTTGCCAATCAAGATCGCCGCCAAGGTCGATGCCGCCGACCACGAGTACTTCGAGCGCGAGATCGCGCCGCTGCTGGAACTGCCTTACGTCGAATTCATCGGCGAAATCAACGACAGCCAGAAAGCCGACTTCCTCTCGGGCGCGCACGCGCTTCTGTTTCCGATCGACTGGCCGGAGCCGTTCGGCCTCGCGATGATCGAGGCGATGGCGTGCGGCACGCCGGTGATCGCGTTCAATCGCGGCGCGGTGCCGGAAGTGGTGGACGAGGGCGTGTCGGGGTTCATCGTCGAGGACGAGATCGGCGCGGTCGCCGCCGTGAACCGGCTGCATACGCTGCCGCGCGAGGGCGTGCGCAGGCGCTTCGAGGAGCGCTTCACGTCGCATCGGATGGCGCGCCAGTATCTCGATGCGTATCAGGCAGTCGTCCGCGCCCAGAAGCGCGCGCGGTTCAAGCTGATCGATCGCGCCAGCACTTGA
- a CDS encoding sugar ABC transporter substrate-binding protein produces the protein MNSTIRRRVLSAAVALAACAALPFASSPAFAQSGGKPKVALVMKSLANEFFLTMENGAKDYQQHNSGKFDLITNGIKDETDTAAQIRIVEQMIVSKVDAIVIAPADSKALVPVIKKAADAGIIVVNIDNRLDQDVLKSKDLNVPFVGPDNRKGARQVGDYLAKRLKKGDEVGIIEGVSTTTNAQQRTAGFKDAMDAAGMKVVALQSGDWEIDKGNAVASQILNANPNVKALLCGNDNMAIGAVSAVRAAGKAGKVQVVGYDNINAIKPMLKDGRVLATADQYAAKQAVFGIDVALKAIAGHKKQSELSTVVETPVDLVTK, from the coding sequence ATGAATTCGACCATTCGCCGTCGCGTCCTGTCCGCCGCCGTCGCGCTCGCCGCGTGCGCGGCGCTGCCATTTGCGTCGTCGCCCGCGTTCGCGCAGAGCGGCGGCAAGCCCAAGGTCGCGCTCGTGATGAAATCGCTCGCCAACGAGTTTTTCCTCACGATGGAAAACGGCGCGAAAGACTATCAGCAGCACAACAGCGGCAAGTTCGATCTCATCACCAACGGCATCAAGGACGAGACCGACACGGCCGCGCAAATCCGCATCGTCGAGCAGATGATCGTCTCGAAGGTCGATGCGATCGTGATCGCGCCAGCCGATTCGAAAGCGCTCGTGCCCGTCATCAAGAAGGCGGCGGATGCGGGCATCATCGTCGTGAACATCGACAACCGGCTCGATCAGGACGTGCTCAAGTCGAAGGACCTGAACGTGCCGTTCGTCGGGCCGGACAACCGCAAGGGCGCTCGCCAGGTCGGCGACTATCTCGCCAAGCGGCTCAAGAAGGGCGACGAAGTGGGCATCATCGAGGGCGTCTCGACGACGACCAACGCCCAGCAGCGCACCGCAGGCTTCAAGGACGCGATGGACGCGGCCGGCATGAAGGTCGTCGCGCTGCAGTCGGGCGACTGGGAAATCGACAAGGGCAACGCGGTCGCCTCGCAGATTCTGAACGCGAATCCGAACGTGAAGGCGCTGCTGTGCGGCAACGACAACATGGCGATCGGCGCGGTGTCGGCGGTGCGCGCGGCGGGCAAGGCGGGCAAGGTGCAGGTGGTCGGCTACGACAACATCAACGCGATCAAGCCGATGCTCAAGGACGGCCGCGTGCTCGCCACCGCCGACCAGTACGCGGCGAAGCAGGCGGTCTTCGGCATCGACGTGGCGCTGAAAGCGATCGCGGGGCACAAGAAGCAGTCGGAACTCTCGACGGTCGTCGAAACGCCCGTCGATCTCGTGACGAAGTGA
- a CDS encoding ankyrin repeat domain-containing protein, translating to MNNSPIVSTRGATGARNRAAVRGLFAGALVAACAFVQPVWAASVDSLIKAVKFDDISSVKKQLAQGADPNTVDNTGAPILVIAAREKSDKVGQLLADNPNIDLEKLDAAGENAMMIAALNGDANFVNLLIAKEAEVNKKGWTPLHYAATNGHDDIVKILVDHSAYIDAASPNGTTPLMMAARGGHLSTCKLLLDEGADLRVKNQLGMTAVDFARKYNEKDVAEGLQARLDAMQGGAAQSGANGSK from the coding sequence ATGAACAATTCCCCGATCGTTTCCACTCGCGGCGCAACGGGCGCGCGCAACCGCGCCGCCGTGCGCGGCCTTTTCGCGGGCGCGCTCGTCGCCGCCTGCGCATTCGTCCAGCCGGTCTGGGCCGCGTCCGTGGACTCGCTCATCAAGGCCGTGAAGTTCGACGACATCTCGTCGGTCAAGAAACAACTCGCACAAGGCGCGGACCCGAATACCGTCGATAACACCGGCGCGCCGATCCTCGTGATCGCGGCGCGCGAGAAATCCGACAAGGTCGGCCAGCTGCTCGCCGACAACCCGAACATCGACCTCGAAAAACTCGACGCCGCCGGCGAAAACGCGATGATGATCGCCGCGCTCAACGGCGACGCCAACTTCGTGAACCTGCTGATCGCGAAGGAAGCCGAAGTGAACAAGAAGGGCTGGACGCCGCTGCATTACGCGGCGACCAACGGCCACGACGACATCGTGAAGATTCTCGTCGACCATTCGGCGTATATCGACGCGGCGTCGCCCAACGGCACCACGCCGCTCATGATGGCGGCGCGCGGCGGGCATCTGTCGACATGCAAGCTGCTGCTCGACGAGGGCGCCGACCTGCGCGTGAAGAACCAGCTCGGCATGACCGCCGTGGACTTCGCCCGCAAATACAACGAAAAGGATGTCGCCGAGGGCCTGCAGGCGCGCCTCGACGCCATGCAGGGCGGCGCTGCGCAAAGCGGCGCAAATGGGTCAAAATAA
- the otsA gene encoding alpha,alpha-trehalose-phosphate synthase (UDP-forming): MSRLVVVSNRVATPTETKGSAGGLAVGVFGALKDSGGVWFGWSGDVVSESVANQGPALVQDGAVTFATVGLPKKDYDQYYRGFSNAMLWPVFHYRNDLAVYDRDEYAGYRRVNSWLAHKLIKLLEPDDVIWVHDYHLIPSAEALRSAGITNRIGFFLHIPFPSPQILLNIPPHEELVRSLCCYDVVGFQTEGDQIAFHDYVVRHAHGTATDDGRVEAFGRSLKTGVYRIGVFPDEIAEQAQRGEARQDVMDLKQSLEGRKLIMSVDRLDYSKGLVERFRAFEHFLEKSPEWRGNVTLVQIAPPTRSDVETYQQIRQNLEYEAGRINGRYSGLDYTPIRYLNQRYDRWKLMSLFRESQIGLVTPLRDGMNLVAKEYVAAQNPDDPGVLVLSQFAGAAGEMTGAVMVNPHDVVGMSDALGRSLAMPLAERRERYETNMAALRKHNLGVWRDNFIADLRGVRRR, from the coding sequence ATGAGCCGTCTCGTCGTCGTATCCAACCGGGTCGCCACGCCGACCGAAACCAAGGGCTCCGCAGGCGGGCTCGCCGTCGGCGTGTTCGGCGCGCTCAAGGACAGCGGCGGCGTCTGGTTCGGATGGAGCGGGGACGTAGTGAGCGAAAGCGTCGCGAATCAGGGCCCGGCGCTCGTGCAGGACGGCGCCGTGACCTTCGCCACCGTGGGGCTGCCGAAGAAGGACTACGACCAGTACTATCGCGGCTTCTCCAACGCGATGCTATGGCCCGTCTTCCACTATCGCAACGATCTCGCCGTCTACGATCGCGACGAGTACGCGGGCTACCGCCGCGTGAATTCGTGGCTCGCGCACAAGCTCATCAAGCTGCTCGAGCCCGACGACGTCATCTGGGTGCACGACTATCACCTGATCCCGTCCGCCGAAGCGCTGCGCAGCGCGGGCATCACCAACCGCATCGGCTTCTTTCTGCACATTCCGTTTCCGTCGCCGCAGATCTTGCTGAACATTCCGCCGCACGAGGAACTCGTGCGTTCGCTGTGCTGCTACGACGTCGTGGGCTTTCAGACCGAAGGCGACCAGATCGCGTTTCACGACTACGTCGTGCGGCACGCGCACGGCACCGCGACCGACGATGGCCGCGTCGAAGCGTTCGGGCGGAGCCTGAAGACGGGCGTGTATCGCATCGGCGTATTTCCCGATGAAATCGCGGAACAGGCGCAGCGCGGCGAAGCGCGGCAGGACGTGATGGATCTGAAGCAAAGTCTCGAAGGCCGCAAGCTCATCATGAGCGTGGACCGGCTCGATTATTCCAAGGGCCTCGTCGAACGCTTTCGCGCCTTCGAGCATTTTCTGGAGAAGTCGCCGGAATGGCGCGGCAACGTCACGCTCGTGCAGATCGCGCCGCCTACGCGTTCGGATGTCGAAACGTATCAGCAGATTCGCCAGAACCTCGAATACGAAGCGGGGCGCATCAACGGGCGGTATTCCGGCCTCGACTACACGCCGATCCGCTACCTCAATCAGCGCTACGACCGCTGGAAACTGATGTCGCTTTTTCGCGAGTCGCAGATCGGCTTGGTGACGCCGTTGCGCGACGGCATGAATCTCGTCGCGAAGGAATACGTCGCGGCGCAGAATCCGGACGATCCCGGCGTGCTCGTGCTCTCGCAGTTCGCGGGCGCGGCGGGCGAGATGACGGGCGCGGTGATGGTCAACCCGCACGATGTCGTCGGCATGAGCGACGCGCTCGGGCGTTCCCTCGCGATGCCGCTCGCCGAGCGCCGCGAGCGCTACGAAACCAACATGGCGGCGCTGCGCAAGCACAATCTGGGCGTCTGGCGCGACAACTTCATCGCCGACCTGCGCGGCGTGCGGCGCCGGTAA
- a CDS encoding ABC transporter permease, whose translation MTGETQANLPADAQKGGKTAKGAGTRLGFSNYLGLAGALAAMIALFSVLSSHFLTYDTFSTIANQIPDLVVMSVGMTFVLIIAGIDLSVGSVLALGASVVSVAALKWHWPAFPAALIGLAAAALTGTVTGLVTVAWRIPSFIVSLGVLEAARGLAYQMTNSRTAYIGDAFDFLSNPIAFGISPAFLIAVAVMILAHWVLTRTIFGRYLVGIGTNEEAVRLAGVDPRPYKVIVFALMGALSGLAALFQISRLEAADPNAGAGVELQVIAAVVIGGTSLMGGRGSVISTFFGVLIISVLAAGLAQIGANEPTKRIITGAVIVVAVVLDTYRSRRKRV comes from the coding sequence ATGACAGGCGAGACTCAGGCCAATTTGCCAGCCGACGCGCAAAAGGGCGGCAAGACCGCGAAAGGCGCGGGCACGCGCCTCGGATTTTCGAACTATCTCGGGCTCGCCGGCGCGCTTGCCGCGATGATCGCGCTCTTTTCGGTGCTCAGTTCGCACTTTCTGACCTACGACACGTTCAGCACGATCGCGAACCAGATTCCCGATCTCGTCGTGATGTCGGTCGGCATGACCTTCGTGCTGATCATCGCGGGAATCGACTTGTCGGTCGGCTCGGTGCTCGCGCTCGGCGCGTCGGTCGTGAGCGTGGCCGCGCTGAAATGGCACTGGCCGGCGTTTCCGGCGGCGCTGATCGGCCTCGCCGCCGCCGCGCTCACCGGAACGGTGACGGGTCTCGTTACGGTCGCGTGGCGGATTCCGTCGTTCATCGTGTCGCTCGGCGTGCTGGAAGCGGCGCGCGGGCTCGCGTATCAGATGACGAACTCGCGCACCGCCTACATCGGCGATGCCTTCGATTTTCTGTCCAATCCGATCGCGTTCGGCATCTCGCCCGCGTTTTTGATCGCGGTCGCGGTGATGATCCTCGCGCACTGGGTCTTGACCCGGACGATTTTCGGCCGTTATCTCGTAGGCATCGGCACGAACGAGGAAGCGGTGCGGCTCGCGGGCGTCGATCCGCGTCCGTACAAGGTGATCGTGTTCGCGCTGATGGGCGCGCTCTCCGGGCTCGCCGCGCTCTTTCAGATTTCCCGGCTCGAAGCCGCCGATCCGAACGCGGGCGCGGGCGTCGAGCTGCAGGTGATCGCGGCGGTGGTGATCGGCGGAACGAGTCTCATGGGCGGGCGCGGCTCGGTCATCAGCACGTTTTTCGGCGTTCTCATCATTTCGGTGCTGGCGGCGGGACTCGCGCAGATCGGCGCGAACGAGCCGACCAAGCGCATCATCACCGGCGCGGTGATCGTGGTGGCGGTCGTGCTCGACACGTATCGCAGCAGGCGCAAGCGCGTCTGA
- a CDS encoding sugar ABC transporter ATP-binding protein — translation MNDADHASVLTVTGIGKTYVEPVLADVSLGLMPGEVLALTGENGAGKSTLSKIIGGLTHPSAGTMTLAGAPYAPQSRTEAEALGVRMVMQELNLLPTLSVAENLFLNRLPQKGRVKIGWIDRKRLADDARHAMAQVGLDAIDPATLVGDLGIGHQQMVEIARNLIGDCRVLILDEPTAMLTAREVDLLFEQIARLKARGVALVYISHRLEELRRIAERVAVLRDGRLVHAGRMDALSSDQLVTLMVGRELGERIDLGERRIGGVALKVEGMTRGHAVRDVSFEVRAGEIFGVSGLIGAGRTELMRLIYGADRADAGSVSIARAGGGLRRVKIDSPSDAVANGIALITEDRKGEGLLLGLPIAANVSLGNVGAVARQGVIDARREAALAERQIDAMRIRTSGPAQAVSELSGGNQQKVVIGRWLARSGRQTGSVLLFDEPTRGIDVGAKFDIYGLMGALAREGRALVVVSSDLRELMLICDRIGVMSAGRMTGIFERANWTQDALLAAAFAGYAKREAIMHEPLAPDAKPPAQDNIVEH, via the coding sequence ATGAACGACGCAGACCACGCCAGCGTGCTGACGGTCACGGGCATCGGCAAGACGTATGTCGAGCCGGTGCTCGCCGACGTATCGCTCGGGCTCATGCCTGGCGAGGTCCTCGCGTTGACCGGCGAAAACGGCGCGGGCAAGAGCACGCTCTCGAAGATCATCGGCGGGCTCACGCATCCGAGCGCGGGCACGATGACGCTCGCGGGCGCGCCTTACGCCCCGCAAAGCCGCACCGAAGCCGAAGCGCTCGGCGTGCGCATGGTGATGCAGGAGCTCAATCTTCTGCCGACGCTTTCCGTCGCGGAAAACCTGTTTCTGAACCGGCTGCCGCAGAAAGGGCGCGTGAAGATCGGCTGGATCGACCGCAAGCGTCTTGCCGACGACGCGCGTCACGCGATGGCGCAAGTCGGCCTCGACGCGATCGACCCGGCCACGCTCGTCGGCGATCTCGGCATCGGCCATCAGCAGATGGTGGAAATCGCGCGCAATCTGATCGGCGATTGCCGCGTGCTGATTCTCGACGAACCGACCGCGATGCTCACCGCGCGCGAAGTCGATCTGCTTTTCGAGCAGATCGCGCGGCTGAAGGCGCGCGGCGTCGCGCTCGTCTACATCTCGCACCGGCTGGAGGAATTGCGCCGCATCGCGGAGCGCGTGGCCGTGCTGCGCGACGGACGCCTCGTGCACGCCGGGAGGATGGACGCGCTGTCGAGCGATCAGCTCGTCACGCTGATGGTCGGCCGCGAGTTGGGCGAGCGCATCGATCTGGGCGAGCGCAGGATCGGCGGCGTCGCGCTGAAAGTGGAAGGCATGACGCGCGGCCACGCGGTCCGCGATGTGTCCTTCGAAGTCAGGGCGGGCGAGATTTTCGGCGTGAGCGGGCTGATCGGCGCGGGCCGCACGGAACTGATGCGCCTCATCTACGGCGCGGACCGCGCGGACGCGGGCAGCGTGTCGATTGCGCGCGCGGGCGGAGGACTGCGCCGTGTGAAGATCGACTCGCCATCCGACGCGGTGGCGAACGGCATCGCGCTCATCACGGAGGACCGCAAGGGCGAGGGCCTGCTGCTCGGCCTGCCCATCGCCGCCAACGTTTCACTCGGCAACGTGGGCGCGGTGGCGCGCCAGGGTGTGATCGACGCGCGCCGCGAAGCCGCGCTCGCCGAGCGGCAGATCGACGCGATGCGTATCCGCACGTCCGGCCCGGCGCAGGCGGTATCGGAGTTGTCGGGCGGCAATCAGCAGAAAGTGGTGATCGGCCGCTGGCTTGCACGCAGCGGGCGGCAAACCGGCAGCGTGCTGCTCTTCGACGAACCGACGCGCGGCATCGACGTCGGCGCGAAATTCGACATCTATGGGCTGATGGGCGCGCTCGCCCGCGAAGGCCGCGCGCTCGTCGTGGTGTCGAGCGACCTGCGCGAGCTGATGCTGATTTGCGACCGCATCGGCGTGATGTCGGCGGGACGCATGACGGGCATCTTCGAGCGCGCGAACTGGACGCAGGACGCGCTGCTCGCCGCCGCGTTCGCGGGCTATGCGAAGCGCGAGGCGATCATGCACGAGCCGCTCGCGCCCGACGCGAAGCCGCCCGCGCAAGACAACATCGTGGAGCACTGA
- a CDS encoding Rap1a/Tai family immunity protein, with protein MLREFVIACALATPLCAFAFTGNDLNKLCTKTDPNSRTACAAYIEGAADGVYNTIEAIGGTTGPQVGQYFCLPADVKPQQLTDAVRKYIADNPDRASFNATTMVSLGLGKAFPCKVER; from the coding sequence ATGCTGCGGGAATTCGTCATCGCCTGTGCACTCGCGACGCCGCTTTGCGCGTTCGCTTTCACCGGCAACGATCTCAACAAGCTGTGCACCAAGACCGATCCCAATTCGCGCACGGCCTGCGCCGCCTACATCGAAGGCGCGGCCGATGGCGTGTACAACACCATCGAAGCGATCGGCGGGACGACCGGGCCGCAGGTCGGCCAGTACTTCTGCCTGCCGGCCGACGTGAAGCCGCAGCAACTCACGGACGCGGTGCGCAAGTACATCGCCGATAATCCCGACAGGGCGAGCTTCAACGCCACCACGATGGTCTCGCTCGGACTTGGCAAGGCGTTTCCGTGCAAGGTGGAACGCTGA